A section of the bacterium genome encodes:
- a CDS encoding carotenoid biosynthesis protein, with product MELLLSTVLLRPYVFIFLGVYLLGSWLQLGPRVTLTFLPLGYLTAFLSEFSSIHCGFPYGGYYYIQATKGKEIWVLGVPFMDSISYVFLAACSYSTAIFLMAPLARQEGGWRLGRERQWRQSRFVWVLAGFLMTILDVIIDPVALQGEKWFLGQIYGYGSPGHYFGIPMSNFAGWLLVGLIMVKLMQILEARWGTQARGPCIMGFKWAALWGPGLYLGILMFNIAVTFSIGDITLGLASSFIAGSLILMAAALTFYKSKYPMLD from the coding sequence ATGGAACTGCTTCTCTCCACGGTTCTGCTGAGACCCTATGTTTTTATCTTTCTTGGCGTGTACCTCTTGGGATCTTGGCTTCAGTTGGGTCCCCGGGTAACCCTCACATTTCTACCCCTGGGCTATCTCACAGCTTTTCTATCTGAGTTTTCCTCCATCCACTGTGGATTCCCGTACGGTGGTTACTATTACATCCAGGCCACAAAGGGCAAGGAGATCTGGGTCCTGGGTGTGCCCTTCATGGATTCCATCTCATACGTTTTTCTGGCGGCCTGCAGTTACTCAACGGCCATATTTCTCATGGCACCCCTGGCCAGGCAAGAGGGTGGCTGGCGCCTTGGCCGCGAGCGTCAATGGAGGCAAAGCAGGTTTGTGTGGGTATTGGCCGGATTTCTCATGACCATTCTGGATGTGATCATAGATCCAGTGGCCCTCCAGGGGGAAAAGTGGTTCCTGGGGCAGATATACGGCTATGGGAGCCCCGGCCACTACTTCGGCATTCCCATGAGCAACTTTGCAGGTTGGCTCTTGGTGGGATTGATCATGGTGAAACTCATGCAGATCTTGGAGGCTAGGTGGGGAACCCAGGCCAGAGGGCCATGCATCATGGGATTTAAATGGGCAGCACTATGGGGGCCAGGCCTCTATCTCGGAATCCTCATGTTCAACATAGCCGTCACCTTCTCCATAGGGGATATAACACTCGGCCTAGCCAGTAGCTTCATAGCTGGCAGCCTGATCCTCATGGCAGCGGCCCTCACTTTCTACAAGTCCAAATATCCCATGCTAGACTGA
- a CDS encoding HAD family phosphatase produces the protein MWDIKVVLLDLGNVLLEFSHLPIGQGLARYSKDPLFSDPQEVIRYLFKDKPAAEDPFDEGRLSPMEFFQKISEHMGLSVSFQEFSTIWNSIFRERPGARDLVRILKGRVALHLLSNTNVLHFQHCLIQFPWLRELDSWFLSYEMGIKKPHPRLYDLVLESLGCRPQEILYLDDIQENLMPAAKLGFRTCWVRPEASLEGLVRPWLPGLPWGSP, from the coding sequence GTGTGGGATATAAAGGTGGTGCTTCTTGATCTGGGAAACGTGCTTCTTGAGTTCTCTCATCTTCCCATAGGCCAGGGGCTTGCCCGATACTCTAAAGATCCCCTTTTCAGTGATCCTCAAGAGGTGATCCGATATCTTTTCAAAGACAAACCTGCGGCCGAGGATCCCTTCGATGAGGGCAGGCTTTCTCCCATGGAGTTTTTCCAGAAGATCTCCGAGCACATGGGGCTGAGTGTCTCCTTCCAGGAGTTTTCGACTATCTGGAACTCCATCTTCAGGGAGCGGCCTGGCGCAAGAGATCTGGTCAGAATTCTGAAGGGCAGGGTGGCTCTCCACCTTCTTTCCAACACCAACGTGCTACACTTCCAACACTGCCTCATCCAGTTTCCCTGGCTTAGAGAATTGGATTCCTGGTTCCTCTCTTATGAGATGGGGATAAAGAAACCCCATCCCCGACTGTACGATCTGGTTCTGGAAAGCCTTGGCTGCCGGCCGCAGGAGATCCTCTACCTGGATGACATTCAGGAGAATCTGATGCCTGCGGCAAAATTGGGTTTTAGGACCTGCTGGGTGAGGCCGGAGGCCTCCCTGGAGGGGCTGGTCAGGCCCTGGCTTCCAGGCCTGCCCTGGGGAAGCCCGTGA
- a CDS encoding DUF116 domain-containing protein — MTFEPDSQGQTTVSKGRATDRKLGDEWEDWDGTPEGDIDEPKGRFIALATGIFVIFLGLLLLGAYLVNPRLAQWPSHVSVPLRWGFWMALGASSLIYLLFVIEAASGKARILPYRWSEALLLWLLPKSVWLGKRLGLSRDRVFNSFIKVNNVLSRAHTEPGRPRKLLVLLPRCLSRETRQEIRAIMDGRPHALATAGGGEEARKAIRKERPDFIIALACERDLASGIKDVALHVPVIGIPNKRPEGPCKNTCVDIDEFRQALEFFESTSGQLQEKTRTEQK; from the coding sequence ATGACCTTCGAGCCTGATTCACAAGGCCAAACCACGGTTTCCAAGGGTCGCGCCACGGACAGAAAGCTGGGGGACGAGTGGGAGGACTGGGATGGCACCCCAGAGGGAGACATAGACGAGCCCAAGGGCCGCTTCATAGCCCTTGCCACGGGCATTTTTGTGATCTTTTTGGGGTTACTCCTTCTGGGGGCCTATCTGGTAAACCCAAGACTCGCACAGTGGCCCTCCCATGTAAGTGTTCCTCTGAGGTGGGGATTCTGGATGGCCCTGGGAGCCTCCAGCCTCATTTACCTGCTCTTTGTAATTGAGGCAGCCAGTGGAAAGGCCCGTATCCTTCCATATCGCTGGAGCGAGGCACTGCTGCTTTGGCTCTTGCCCAAGAGTGTTTGGCTGGGCAAGAGGTTGGGGCTTTCAAGGGATCGGGTTTTCAACTCATTCATAAAGGTCAATAACGTGCTTAGCAGGGCTCACACAGAGCCAGGCAGGCCCAGAAAACTGTTGGTGCTGCTGCCCAGGTGCCTGAGCCGCGAAACCAGGCAGGAGATCCGTGCCATCATGGATGGCCGCCCCCACGCCCTTGCAACTGCCGGAGGTGGTGAGGAGGCTAGAAAGGCCATAAGGAAGGAGAGGCCGGATTTCATCATTGCCCTGGCCTGCGAGAGGGATCTGGCAAGCGGAATAAAGGATGTGGCTCTTCACGTGCCTGTCATAGGCATCCCCAACAAGAGGCCGGAGGGTCCCTGCAAGAATACCTGCGTGGACATAGATGAGTTCAGGCAGGCCCTGGAGTTCTTCGAGAGCACATCGGGCCAGCTCCAAGAAAAAACCCGTACGGAGCAAAAATGA
- a CDS encoding DUF169 domain-containing protein codes for MKSRIAEKMGLELEPVAILWTDQEPAKAIKFKPGKWGCVMWLLANAAKGKTAVFSQETYGCWGGGVGLGFGNQYMSFPGGLECFYRFLSTGNEHWEKGKEVASKIKDLVNEEFLEDFLHGEGYLKSPELVKDFVEQMPIMEVPSKFVVFQPLSLVDPKKERPRVIVFLVNPDQLSAMVILANYGRAGNQNVIIPYAAGCQTIGIFPYREAASEPQRAVMGLTDISARLYLRKLLDRNLLTLAVPWEMFQEMEGHVQGSFLDKRTWRLLSSGP; via the coding sequence ATGAAAAGCCGCATAGCTGAGAAAATGGGTTTAGAGTTGGAACCCGTAGCCATACTCTGGACAGATCAGGAGCCAGCCAAGGCCATCAAGTTCAAGCCCGGTAAGTGGGGATGCGTCATGTGGCTTCTGGCCAATGCAGCCAAGGGAAAGACCGCGGTCTTCAGCCAAGAGACCTACGGTTGCTGGGGTGGTGGAGTGGGCCTTGGCTTCGGGAATCAATACATGAGCTTCCCGGGCGGGCTGGAGTGTTTTTACAGATTCCTCTCCACGGGCAATGAACACTGGGAGAAGGGAAAGGAGGTGGCCTCCAAAATAAAAGATCTGGTCAATGAAGAGTTCCTGGAAGATTTCCTGCATGGAGAGGGCTATCTGAAAAGCCCGGAGCTGGTAAAAGACTTCGTGGAGCAAATGCCCATCATGGAGGTTCCAAGCAAATTTGTGGTATTTCAACCCCTTTCCCTTGTGGATCCAAAGAAGGAAAGGCCCAGGGTCATAGTGTTTCTAGTAAATCCGGATCAGCTCTCTGCCATGGTGATACTGGCCAACTATGGGAGAGCTGGCAACCAAAATGTGATCATCCCTTATGCTGCCGGATGCCAGACCATAGGTATATTCCCCTACAGGGAGGCTGCCTCGGAACCCCAAAGGGCCGTTATGGGCCTCACGGACATATCGGCCAGGCTCTATCTGAGAAAACTATTGGACAGGAATCTGCTCACATTGGCCGTCCCATGGGAGATGTTTCAGGAGATGGAGGGCCATGTCCAGGGAAGCTTTCTGGATAAGCGCACCTGGAGGCTCCTTAGTTCCGGGCCCTAG
- the hpnA gene encoding hopanoid-associated sugar epimerase: MMTMLTGATGFVGGNLLDLLLEKGFRLRCLVRDKQKAKGILPEKDVELLEGDLRDPDSVKRCAAGCKVIFHTAADYRLWVPDPQNMYEINVGGTKNVLGAARAMGVERVVHTSSVGALGIPQDGSPGTEETPVRWEDLVGPYKRSKYLAEQEALRAAREGIDVVIVNPSTPVGAKDRKPTPTGRTIVDFLNRRMPAYVDTGLNLVHVRDVVEGHLLALERGRSGQKYILGNQNLTLREIFQILAQVSGMQAPSIRLPRWPILMLAHAEAAICKWVTGKEPRIPLDGVKMAAKKMFFDSTKAIKELGIPQRPVRQALAEAVAWFREMGYVREDV; encoded by the coding sequence ATGATGACTATGCTCACAGGGGCCACTGGGTTCGTGGGCGGGAACCTGCTGGATCTGCTCTTGGAAAAAGGCTTCAGGCTCAGATGCCTGGTAAGGGACAAGCAAAAGGCAAAGGGTATCTTGCCTGAGAAAGATGTGGAACTGTTGGAGGGAGACCTGAGGGATCCAGATAGCGTGAAACGTTGCGCCGCAGGATGCAAGGTCATCTTCCACACTGCTGCTGATTACAGGCTTTGGGTCCCTGATCCCCAAAACATGTATGAGATAAACGTGGGGGGCACCAAAAACGTGTTGGGTGCTGCCCGCGCCATGGGGGTCGAAAGGGTGGTGCACACAAGCTCGGTGGGAGCCCTGGGCATTCCACAGGATGGCTCACCCGGCACCGAGGAGACTCCTGTACGATGGGAAGACCTGGTGGGGCCTTACAAGCGCTCCAAGTACCTGGCCGAGCAGGAGGCCTTGAGGGCGGCAAGGGAAGGGATCGATGTGGTCATAGTGAACCCAAGCACCCCCGTGGGGGCCAAGGACCGCAAGCCGACCCCCACAGGCAGGACCATAGTGGATTTCCTCAACAGGAGGATGCCTGCCTATGTGGACACTGGTCTCAATCTGGTCCATGTCCGGGATGTGGTGGAAGGACATCTGCTGGCCCTGGAAAGAGGCCGAAGCGGGCAGAAGTACATACTGGGCAACCAGAATCTGACCCTGAGGGAGATATTCCAGATCCTGGCCCAGGTCTCGGGTATGCAGGCCCCAAGCATACGCCTTCCCAGGTGGCCCATACTCATGCTGGCCCATGCAGAGGCAGCAATCTGCAAATGGGTAACGGGAAAAGAGCCCCGCATCCCCCTGGATGGCGTCAAGATGGCAGCCAAGAAGATGTTCTTCGATTCCACCAAGGCTATAAAAGAGCTGGGCATCCCACAAAGACCGGTCAGGCAGGCCTTGGCTGAGGCCGTTGCCTGGTTCAGGGAAATGGGCTACGTCAGAGAGGATGTTTGA
- a CDS encoding efflux transporter outer membrane subunit — protein MGLAAGCSMAPEYIRPKAPVPSSWPQGGPYQMAQQQEDTPSLDIKWQEFITDHKLKEIIHMALANNRDLRISALNVERARALYGIQRAELFPSLHASATGSKQRIPADLSGAGKALTVEQYSVSLGITSWEVDFFGRIRSLKDKALEDYLATEQARKSVQILLISEVFNTYLAIAAIQDNLELARATLDVQEGVHLIISKRHQLGLASELDLRRAQTQVEAARGDISRYTRELLQQQNSLNLLVGSQVPQELLPKGLAHVSPPRAISAGVSSEVLLSRPDILAAEAQLRAANASIGAARASLFPRISLTTALGSASAELTGLFKAGSGGWSYIPQLVMPIFDARLWSALEASKVQKEIALAQYEKAIQTAFREVADSLAQGSTLREQLKAQQALVEATQRTYDLANLRYMQGLDSYLSVLDAQRSMYAAQQGLVNLKLALLANRVRLYAVLGGGGENEKPHS, from the coding sequence ATGGGCTTGGCGGCGGGCTGCTCCATGGCCCCCGAGTACATACGGCCAAAAGCCCCTGTGCCTTCCAGTTGGCCCCAGGGGGGCCCATACCAGATGGCACAACAGCAAGAAGATACCCCCTCCCTAGACATCAAGTGGCAGGAATTCATCACAGACCACAAGCTCAAAGAGATCATCCACATGGCCCTTGCCAACAACCGGGATCTCAGGATTTCGGCCCTAAACGTGGAGAGGGCAAGGGCTCTTTACGGCATACAGCGCGCCGAGCTCTTCCCAAGCCTTCACGCCTCTGCCACCGGGAGCAAACAGAGAATACCGGCTGATTTATCGGGTGCGGGCAAAGCCCTGACCGTGGAACAGTACAGTGTGAGTTTGGGCATAACCTCTTGGGAAGTGGACTTCTTCGGCCGCATCCGCAGTCTGAAGGACAAGGCACTGGAAGATTACCTGGCCACAGAACAAGCCAGAAAAAGCGTGCAGATCCTCCTCATCTCGGAGGTCTTCAACACCTATCTGGCAATAGCCGCAATCCAGGACAACCTGGAGCTGGCCCGTGCCACACTGGATGTGCAAGAAGGTGTCCACCTGATCATCAGCAAGCGCCACCAGCTGGGCCTGGCATCCGAGCTGGATTTACGTAGAGCTCAGACACAGGTGGAGGCAGCTCGAGGAGATATCTCTCGGTACACCAGGGAACTGCTCCAGCAGCAAAACTCCTTGAACCTATTGGTGGGTTCCCAGGTCCCCCAAGAACTTCTTCCCAAAGGATTGGCTCATGTCTCACCTCCTAGGGCAATATCAGCCGGAGTCTCCTCGGAGGTACTCCTTTCCAGGCCTGATATCCTGGCTGCTGAAGCTCAGCTTAGGGCTGCCAACGCTAGCATAGGGGCCGCCAGAGCTTCACTATTTCCGAGGATAAGCCTCACCACGGCTTTGGGCAGCGCCAGCGCCGAGCTCACCGGGCTGTTCAAGGCAGGCTCAGGTGGATGGAGCTATATTCCACAATTGGTTATGCCTATTTTTGATGCCAGGCTTTGGTCTGCCCTGGAAGCCAGCAAAGTGCAAAAGGAAATAGCCTTGGCCCAGTATGAGAAAGCCATACAAACGGCCTTCAGGGAGGTGGCAGACAGCCTGGCCCAAGGTAGCACACTCAGGGAGCAGCTAAAGGCCCAGCAGGCTTTGGTGGAGGCCACACAGAGGACCTATGACTTGGCCAACCTCAGATACATGCAAGGTCTTGACAGCTATTTGAGCGTCCTGGATGCACAGCGATCCATGTACGCGGCCCAACAGGGGCTCGTTAATCTCAAACTGGCTCTGTTGGCAAACCGGGTCAGGCTGTACGCTGTCCTTGGAGGAGGGGGAGAAAATGAAAAGCCGCATAGCTGA
- the hpnH gene encoding adenosyl-hopene transferase HpnH, producing the protein MKFPLSLHLDMTLYLVGNALRGIQRFPMVLMLEPTHRCNLHCTGCGRIREYRDTLGQELTLQECLDSVEQCPAPVVTITGGEPLLYGQVGALVKEVLRRRRHIYLCTNGVLLEKSLDLFKPSPRFTFNVHLDGPREIHDAIIGTPGTFDKAMEGIRAAKRFGFRVTTNTTIYRETEPQRLELLFHILTKEGVDGFLIAPAYHYDTVKDGIFMTREEIVGKFRQLEPLFRKYRIISTPPYLEFLRGRRKMLCTPWGNPTRNPAGWKSPCYLITDTHYSSFQDLMERTPWERFVRGEDSRCRHCMMHCGFEPTVVRELGHSLLDLWRMILWNVR; encoded by the coding sequence ATGAAGTTTCCCTTATCTCTTCATCTGGACATGACTCTTTACCTTGTGGGGAATGCCTTAAGGGGCATCCAGCGCTTTCCCATGGTGCTGATGTTGGAGCCCACCCACAGGTGCAATCTGCACTGCACTGGATGCGGTCGCATCAGGGAATACAGAGATACCCTGGGGCAGGAGCTTACCCTTCAGGAGTGCCTAGACTCTGTGGAACAATGCCCAGCACCGGTTGTGACCATAACCGGAGGGGAGCCCCTGCTCTACGGCCAGGTGGGAGCTCTGGTCAAGGAGGTCTTGAGGCGCAGACGCCACATATATCTGTGCACCAACGGTGTGTTGCTGGAGAAATCATTGGACCTTTTCAAACCATCTCCCCGCTTCACCTTCAACGTGCATCTGGATGGCCCGAGGGAGATCCACGATGCCATCATAGGCACACCTGGCACCTTCGACAAGGCCATGGAAGGGATAAGGGCTGCCAAGAGATTCGGATTCAGGGTTACCACCAACACCACCATTTACAGAGAGACCGAGCCACAGAGGCTAGAGTTGCTCTTCCACATCCTCACCAAGGAGGGGGTGGATGGATTTCTCATAGCCCCGGCTTACCATTACGATACAGTAAAAGACGGCATCTTCATGACTCGTGAGGAAATCGTGGGGAAGTTCAGACAGCTGGAGCCCCTGTTTAGAAAATACAGGATCATAAGCACCCCACCATATCTGGAGTTTCTAAGAGGCCGAAGAAAGATGCTCTGTACCCCTTGGGGTAACCCCACAAGAAACCCGGCGGGTTGGAAGTCCCCATGCTACCTCATAACCGACACCCACTATTCCAGCTTTCAAGACCTGATGGAAAGAACTCCTTGGGAGAGGTTCGTAAGAGGCGAGGATTCCAGATGCCGTCACTGCATGATGCATTGCGGATTTGAGCCCACTGTGGTGAGGGAGCTGGGACATAGCCTCCTGGATCTTTGGCGCATGATCCTGTGGAACGTTCGTTGA
- the shc gene encoding squalene--hopene cyclase, whose translation MRGSDVLAIAAGLEQQALPSREELQEVMRRAQARFLAEQSPEGWWWYELESNVTITAEYLMLFRFLGIEDPVKEQKMARYILSQQREDGTWGIFYGAPGCVSTTTEAYFALKLAGISPKDPAMQKAREAILKMGGVEATRVFTRIFLALFGQYPWNRLPSLPLEIILLPGWAPFSVYDFSSWARATLIPISILLDRRPVVRLLEGQGVEELHCSSAGRKSPPMPWLSWKRAFHMLDKVLKHLERIPVRPLRIRALKGVEQWILTHQEPTGDWGGIQPAMVNSLLALHTLGYSLDHPVIRKGLEALERFTIEDEQELRLQSCISPVWDTPLTCIALMDSGLPKDHPALAKATEWLLGKQILVDGDWKVKNPRLEPGGWAFEFQNDWYPDVDDTAVVLMALKRMWLDGDPAQDIRIKKGLNWALGMQSKNGGWGAFDVNNDKEILNRIPWADLEANLDPPTADLTGRVLELMGHFGMGKEHPAARAGIRFLRREQEPDGPWWGRWGVNYIYGTWCVLCGLAAIGEDMTQPYVRKAVRWLKEHQNWDGGWGETCESYRKPELRAVGPSTPSQTAWAIMGLLAAGEAHCPEVARGIQYLLSQQQEDGTWPEAYFTGTGFPKYFMIRYHNYRNCFPLMALGRYWRAMGWAQS comes from the coding sequence ATGAGGGGTAGTGATGTTCTGGCCATTGCAGCGGGGCTTGAGCAGCAGGCCCTCCCATCTCGGGAAGAGCTCCAGGAGGTCATGCGCCGAGCCCAGGCCCGTTTCTTGGCAGAACAGTCCCCCGAGGGCTGGTGGTGGTACGAGCTAGAGTCCAACGTGACCATCACTGCCGAGTACCTGATGCTGTTTCGTTTCCTGGGCATAGAGGACCCCGTGAAAGAGCAAAAAATGGCTCGTTATATTCTGAGTCAGCAGAGGGAAGATGGCACCTGGGGGATCTTCTATGGTGCTCCAGGATGCGTCAGCACAACTACAGAGGCCTATTTCGCCCTGAAGCTGGCAGGGATCTCCCCAAAGGACCCAGCCATGCAGAAGGCCCGCGAGGCCATCTTGAAGATGGGCGGTGTGGAGGCCACCCGGGTGTTCACCCGTATCTTCCTGGCCCTCTTCGGCCAGTATCCATGGAACAGGCTACCCTCTTTGCCCCTTGAGATAATACTGCTTCCTGGATGGGCACCTTTTTCGGTGTATGATTTCTCAAGTTGGGCCAGGGCAACCCTTATCCCCATCTCCATACTCCTGGACCGAAGGCCGGTGGTAAGGCTCCTTGAGGGCCAGGGCGTGGAGGAACTGCATTGCTCTAGTGCAGGACGCAAGTCACCCCCCATGCCCTGGCTGAGTTGGAAAAGGGCATTTCACATGCTGGACAAGGTGTTAAAACACCTGGAGAGAATACCGGTGAGGCCATTGAGAATTCGGGCCCTCAAGGGAGTTGAACAATGGATCCTCACCCACCAGGAGCCTACAGGCGACTGGGGAGGAATCCAGCCTGCTATGGTCAACTCCCTTCTGGCACTGCACACCCTGGGCTACAGCCTGGATCACCCCGTGATAAGAAAAGGACTGGAGGCCCTGGAGAGGTTCACCATCGAGGATGAGCAGGAGCTGAGGCTGCAGTCCTGCATCTCCCCGGTGTGGGACACTCCCCTTACCTGTATAGCCCTCATGGATTCGGGACTGCCCAAGGACCATCCCGCCCTGGCCAAGGCCACGGAGTGGCTCCTGGGAAAACAAATTTTGGTAGATGGTGACTGGAAGGTGAAGAATCCACGCCTGGAGCCTGGAGGCTGGGCCTTCGAGTTCCAGAACGATTGGTACCCTGACGTGGACGACACCGCAGTGGTGCTCATGGCCTTGAAGCGCATGTGGCTGGATGGGGATCCGGCTCAGGACATCAGGATAAAGAAGGGCCTTAACTGGGCCCTGGGCATGCAGAGCAAGAACGGAGGTTGGGGGGCCTTTGATGTGAACAACGACAAGGAGATCCTCAACCGCATACCCTGGGCTGACCTGGAGGCCAACTTGGATCCTCCCACCGCAGATCTAACAGGCAGGGTCTTGGAGCTCATGGGCCATTTCGGGATGGGCAAGGAGCATCCTGCGGCCAGGGCAGGGATTCGATTCCTGCGCAGGGAGCAGGAACCAGACGGACCCTGGTGGGGCCGCTGGGGCGTAAACTACATCTACGGCACATGGTGCGTGCTTTGCGGCCTGGCGGCCATAGGTGAGGACATGACCCAGCCTTATGTCAGAAAGGCAGTGAGGTGGCTCAAGGAACACCAGAATTGGGACGGTGGATGGGGGGAGACCTGTGAAAGCTACAGGAAGCCTGAGTTGAGAGCAGTGGGACCCAGCACTCCTTCCCAGACGGCTTGGGCCATAATGGGGCTTCTGGCAGCTGGGGAGGCCCACTGTCCTGAGGTGGCCAGGGGCATCCAGTATTTGTTGTCTCAGCAGCAGGAGGATGGAACCTGGCCCGAGGCCTACTTCACCGGGACCGGGTTTCCCAAATATTTCATGATCCGTTACCACAACTACCGCAACTGCTTCCCCCTCATGGCCCTGGGAAGGTACTGGAGGGCCATGGGCTGGGCACAGAGCTGA